The proteins below are encoded in one region of Picrophilus oshimae DSM 9789:
- the ndhC gene encoding NADH-quinone oxidoreductase subunit A yields the protein MLIIIVLVMYLLFIILPAISANRYKPDKRISFKRKDIIENLNIQNNPPASDDSYLHPFESGEVAKEYREGNVTIQYYIIVLLFVLFDIDMLLLLPWAFDFYRLGLFPFIETILFLVMPLFAVYYAFKMGYMRWMK from the coding sequence ATGCTTATAATTATCGTGCTTGTTATGTATCTACTTTTTATTATATTGCCTGCAATTAGCGCAAACAGATACAAACCGGATAAAAGGATCAGCTTTAAAAGAAAGGACATTATAGAAAATCTAAATATACAGAACAATCCACCTGCAAGTGATGATTCTTATCTACATCCATTTGAAAGCGGTGAGGTTGCAAAGGAATACAGGGAGGGAAATGTAACAATACAGTACTATATAATAGTGCTCCTCTTTGTTTTGTTTGATATAGACATGTTATTATTGCTTCCATGGGCATTTGATTTCTACAGGCTTGGCCTGTTTCCATTTATAGAGACCATTTTATTCCTTGTAATGCCTTTATTTGCTGTTTATTATGCATTTAAGATGGGTTATATGAGGTGGATGAAATGA
- a CDS encoding NADH-quinone oxidoreductase subunit B, protein MKTGDFGYQLTTVEKALEWARSNSLWPLTMGLACCAIEMMATQGSNLDIARFGSEIFRNSPRQADLMIVAGTTTKRMAPRVRRIYEEMPYPKYVIAMGVCVIQGGPYVDGYSVVLGVDRVIPVDVYVPGCPPSPQALTNGILLLQKKIRNETDR, encoded by the coding sequence ATGAAAACTGGTGATTTTGGATACCAGCTTACAACGGTGGAAAAGGCCCTTGAATGGGCAAGATCAAATTCATTATGGCCGCTTACAATGGGTCTTGCCTGCTGTGCCATTGAGATGATGGCAACACAGGGCTCAAATCTTGATATAGCAAGGTTCGGCAGCGAAATATTCAGAAACTCGCCAAGACAGGCCGATCTAATGATTGTTGCAGGAACAACCACAAAAAGGATGGCACCAAGGGTAAGGCGCATCTACGAGGAAATGCCATATCCAAAATATGTAATAGCCATGGGTGTCTGCGTTATACAGGGTGGGCCATACGTTGACGGTTACTCAGTTGTGCTTGGCGTTGACAGGGTGATACCGGTTGACGTCTACGTTCCTGGATGCCCGCCAAGCCCGCAGGCCCTTACAAATGGTATCTTGCTATTACAGAAGAAGATAAGGAATGAAACGGACAGGTGA
- a CDS encoding cytochrome P450, producing MNIFSEYYNMRLNDPVHYDGAWHVYKYSDVKHVLMNDKIFSSNPGNRYSNAGGISFITMDNPEHKEFRDISAPYFLPSKINDYKDFIEETSNDLIKNIDNKDIISEYAVRLPVNVISKILGIPDSDMPLFKLWSDYIIGNKRDENFNYVNNRMVSRLLEIFKSDSHGIINVLAGSSLKNRKLTMDEKIKYIMLLIIGGNETTTNLIGNMIRVIDENPDIIDDALKNRSGFVEETLRYYSPIQFLPHRFAAEDSYINNKKIKKGDQVIVYLGSANRDETFFDEPDLFKIGRREMHLAFGIGIHMCIGAPLARLEASIALNDILNHFKRIKIDYKKSRLLDNKMVLGYDKLFLS from the coding sequence ATGAACATCTTCAGTGAGTATTATAACATGAGATTAAATGACCCGGTGCACTATGATGGCGCATGGCATGTTTATAAATACAGTGATGTAAAACATGTTTTGATGAACGATAAAATATTTTCCTCGAATCCAGGTAATAGGTATTCAAATGCCGGTGGTATAAGCTTTATAACAATGGATAACCCTGAGCATAAAGAATTCAGGGATATATCAGCACCGTACTTTTTGCCGTCAAAGATCAATGATTATAAAGATTTTATAGAGGAAACCTCAAATGATTTAATAAAAAATATAGATAACAAAGATATTATTTCAGAGTATGCTGTGAGGCTTCCGGTAAATGTTATATCAAAAATACTTGGAATACCCGATTCTGACATGCCATTGTTTAAGCTATGGTCTGATTATATAATAGGAAATAAAAGGGATGAGAACTTCAATTATGTAAACAACAGGATGGTTTCAAGGCTTTTAGAGATCTTTAAATCTGATTCACATGGTATAATAAATGTGCTGGCAGGATCGTCATTAAAAAATAGAAAACTAACCATGGATGAAAAGATAAAATACATAATGCTTTTAATAATAGGCGGAAACGAGACAACAACAAACCTTATAGGAAACATGATAAGGGTAATTGATGAAAACCCTGATATTATTGACGATGCATTAAAAAACAGATCAGGCTTTGTTGAGGAAACTCTAAGGTATTATTCACCAATACAGTTTCTACCGCATAGGTTTGCAGCAGAGGATTCTTACATAAACAATAAAAAAATAAAAAAGGGTGATCAGGTAATTGTTTACCTTGGCTCGGCAAATAGGGATGAAACATTCTTTGATGAGCCTGATTTATTTAAAATTGGCAGAAGGGAGATGCACCTTGCCTTTGGCATAGGAATTCACATGTGTATCGGGGCACCGCTTGCAAGGCTTGAGGCATCAATAGCATTAAATGATATATTGAATCATTTTAAAAGGATAAAAATAGATTATAAAAAATCCAGGCTTCTTGATAATAAAATGGTTCTTGGCTATGATAAGCTATTTCTTTCCTGA
- the gatE gene encoding Glu-tRNA(Gln) amidotransferase subunit GatE → MIGLEIHFQLKGKKLFCSCDTEYHYDVSRIKRRLTPTMSELGEMDLAAEYEMERNREFLYNVTDNSCLVECDEDPPHMPNKTALETAMAVALALKCEPMKNIQFMRKVVIDGSNTSGFQRTGIIAMNGYLETSRGKVRISTITLEEDAARKISENNNNVNYSLDRLGIPLIEISTEPDIIDEDHAVETAKKIAYFVMSMENFRGEVDSIRQDVNFSMGHGRVEIKGVSKLSLIKDVIEYETKRQRMLEKVSGIINDLGGFSYTRPVNIKDKYDWSESSMINNNIKSGKNVYAFVFKNMRGLLKSGEFRFGRELGELMKNLGIGGIIHSDELPGYGLDHYFVSRLYNDLNVNGNDALLIVLSRDDKFFEPLIKRSIKLLNLELDETRAATENGETRFLRPLPGRGRMYPETDIPVIKIDSFDNIYKMIPESMDKSLETLENVYGISRTDSEAIINDNLYKIFKNLVNTYNEPRLISRILLHTVPELKKKYNKNIDEVTIKKILEISKSSGWDRNTIEKAMEIYSSKNIDVNDLINLEELKTLTEDELYKIINDLISNGASEKNIIPRLREKTIRSFNPAMAMRIYKSISGKK, encoded by the coding sequence ATGATTGGTCTTGAGATACATTTTCAGCTTAAGGGTAAAAAATTGTTCTGCAGCTGTGATACAGAGTATCATTATGATGTTTCAAGGATAAAAAGAAGGTTAACGCCTACCATGAGCGAGCTTGGTGAGATGGATCTAGCCGCAGAATATGAAATGGAAAGGAACAGGGAGTTTTTATACAATGTAACAGATAATAGCTGCCTTGTGGAATGCGATGAGGATCCACCGCACATGCCAAACAAAACGGCACTTGAAACTGCAATGGCCGTTGCACTTGCACTAAAGTGCGAGCCGATGAAAAACATTCAATTCATGAGAAAGGTTGTTATTGACGGCTCAAACACCTCCGGATTTCAGAGAACCGGAATAATTGCAATGAATGGCTATCTGGAAACATCAAGGGGCAAGGTTAGAATATCAACGATTACCCTGGAGGAGGATGCTGCCAGAAAGATCTCTGAGAATAACAATAATGTAAATTATTCTCTGGACAGGCTTGGAATACCATTAATAGAAATATCAACCGAGCCGGATATAATCGATGAGGACCATGCCGTGGAAACCGCAAAAAAGATTGCATACTTTGTTATGTCCATGGAAAACTTTCGCGGTGAGGTTGATTCAATAAGGCAGGATGTGAACTTTTCAATGGGTCATGGTCGTGTGGAAATAAAGGGTGTATCAAAGTTATCATTAATAAAGGATGTTATCGAATACGAAACAAAGAGACAGAGGATGCTTGAAAAGGTCTCAGGGATTATTAATGATCTCGGAGGTTTTTCATACACCAGGCCGGTAAACATAAAAGATAAATACGACTGGTCAGAATCATCAATGATAAACAATAATATAAAATCCGGGAAGAACGTTTATGCCTTTGTGTTTAAAAACATGCGCGGCCTTTTAAAGAGTGGTGAATTCAGATTTGGCCGCGAGCTTGGTGAGCTGATGAAGAACCTTGGCATAGGCGGAATAATACACTCTGATGAGCTACCAGGCTATGGCCTTGATCATTACTTTGTTTCAAGGTTATATAATGATCTCAATGTAAATGGAAATGATGCGCTTTTAATTGTCCTATCAAGGGATGATAAATTCTTTGAACCATTGATAAAAAGATCGATAAAGCTTTTAAATCTTGAGCTTGATGAAACGAGGGCTGCAACTGAAAACGGCGAGACAAGGTTTCTAAGGCCACTGCCGGGACGCGGCAGGATGTATCCTGAAACAGATATTCCTGTAATAAAAATAGATTCATTTGATAATATATACAAAATGATTCCTGAGAGCATGGATAAATCCCTTGAAACCCTGGAAAATGTATATGGCATCTCAAGGACGGATTCAGAGGCAATAATAAATGATAATTTATATAAAATTTTTAAAAATCTTGTTAATACATACAACGAGCCAAGGTTAATATCAAGGATTTTACTGCACACAGTTCCTGAATTAAAAAAGAAATATAATAAAAATATCGATGAGGTTACCATTAAAAAAATCCTTGAGATATCAAAATCCTCAGGCTGGGACAGAAATACAATAGAAAAAGCCATGGAAATATATTCATCAAAGAACATCGATGTAAACGATCTTATAAACCTTGAGGAATTAAAGACACTAACAGAGGATGAACTCTATAAAATTATAAATGATTTAATATCAAATGGCGCCAGTGAAAAAAATATAATACCAAGACTAAGGGAAAAAACGATAAGGTCATTTAACCCTGCCATGGCCATGAGGATATATAAGAGCATTTCAGGAAAGAAATAG
- the nuoH gene encoding NADH-quinone oxidoreductase subunit NuoH, translated as MNVLLRIHQWLSPLGIASYPLAYIIEIIIFFILVAISFVGLIYFFRKYMARIQLRIGPNRVGKFGLLQLIADALKLIQKEPILPKNRDDLAYKTAPILVMISVITAFILIPYGSFYYFGSLNIVNSQVTIILVFAVLSIMPIGEVIGGISTKSNYALLGTLRGIAKDVSFEVPMIISVLAIIMIASRKVADPFSITGIVTSEIIPYGIVEPLGLIVFFIGMVARASHSPYDLAESDSELITGYTTEYSGMRFGLFYIPLFAMVFFASLLISLLYLGGYNGPLSGDLGLIYLLIKAFVLVMIFFLIWISLPRIRIDRFVNMGWKYLLPISIINLVYAGLITLYVW; from the coding sequence ATGAACGTTCTTTTAAGAATACACCAGTGGCTATCGCCTCTTGGCATTGCATCATATCCACTGGCATATATAATAGAAATTATAATATTCTTTATACTTGTCGCAATTTCATTTGTTGGTTTAATATACTTCTTCAGAAAATACATGGCAAGGATACAGCTGAGGATAGGCCCAAACAGGGTTGGCAAGTTTGGACTGTTGCAGCTTATAGCAGATGCACTTAAATTAATACAGAAGGAGCCAATACTGCCAAAGAACCGTGACGATCTTGCCTATAAAACTGCGCCAATACTTGTAATGATCTCTGTTATAACTGCCTTTATATTAATACCATACGGCAGCTTCTACTATTTTGGATCATTAAACATAGTTAATTCACAGGTAACAATAATACTTGTTTTTGCAGTTCTATCAATAATGCCCATAGGAGAGGTCATAGGCGGAATAAGCACAAAAAGCAACTATGCACTCCTTGGAACATTAAGGGGTATTGCCAAGGACGTTTCATTTGAAGTTCCCATGATAATAAGCGTTCTTGCAATAATAATGATAGCCTCAAGAAAGGTTGCTGATCCATTTTCAATAACAGGCATTGTAACATCAGAGATAATACCATATGGCATTGTGGAACCCCTTGGTCTTATAGTATTCTTTATAGGCATGGTTGCCAGGGCATCACATTCTCCATACGATCTTGCGGAGAGCGACAGCGAGTTAATAACAGGATACACAACCGAGTATTCGGGCATGCGTTTTGGTCTCTTTTACATACCATTATTTGCAATGGTCTTCTTTGCATCACTGCTAATATCATTATTATACCTTGGCGGATACAACGGACCTCTTTCAGGAGATCTTGGTTTGATATACCTATTAATAAAGGCCTTCGTTCTTGTAATGATCTTCTTCTTAATCTGGATATCACTGCCAAGAATAAGAATAGATCGTTTTGTTAATATGGGCTGGAAGTACCTTCTGCCAATATCGATAATAAACCTGGTCTATGCAGGTTTAATAACATTGTATGTATGGTGA
- a CDS encoding acyl-CoA dehydrogenase family protein, translated as MLTETEVDILKYVREFAETKIKPRAREIDEKMYVPEDIIQGMRDMGLFASYIPKEYNGYGLGFKFLMNVIEEISKACPSTALVLDGALTLFAEPVIMFGSEDLKKRYLPRVASGEVGGLAITEPGAGSDAASIKTTAVRSGNKYVLNGTKVFISNGRLARFFVVDASTDPERRAKGITSFVVDADAPGLKISRDIHKLGIRGSSTVELVFDNVEVPEENIIGNVNEGFKVIMDTLDAGRIGIAAQALGIAKASFEEALKYIKERKQFNQRIIDFEGVQFMIADMETRIKASELLVYDAAEKWQNHENTIEISSIAKMYASDTAMYVAERSLQLFGGYGYTTDFDAERHLRDAKITQIYEGTNEIQKIIIAREIMKRL; from the coding sequence ATGCTTACAGAAACCGAGGTTGATATATTAAAGTACGTTCGTGAATTCGCAGAAACAAAGATAAAACCGCGGGCCAGGGAAATTGACGAAAAGATGTACGTACCTGAAGATATCATCCAGGGCATGAGGGACATGGGCCTATTTGCATCATACATACCAAAGGAATACAATGGTTATGGTCTCGGATTTAAATTCCTGATGAACGTTATAGAAGAGATATCAAAGGCATGCCCGAGCACTGCACTTGTTCTGGACGGTGCACTGACACTATTTGCAGAGCCGGTAATAATGTTCGGCAGTGAGGATTTAAAAAAGAGGTATCTGCCAAGGGTGGCATCTGGTGAGGTCGGCGGCCTTGCAATAACAGAACCTGGTGCGGGCAGCGATGCTGCATCAATAAAAACAACCGCTGTAAGATCAGGAAATAAATATGTATTAAACGGCACAAAGGTCTTCATATCCAATGGAAGGCTTGCAAGGTTCTTTGTTGTCGATGCATCAACGGATCCTGAAAGGCGTGCAAAGGGCATAACAAGCTTTGTTGTGGATGCAGATGCGCCCGGCCTAAAAATAAGCAGGGATATACACAAGCTTGGAATACGTGGATCAAGCACAGTTGAGCTGGTTTTTGATAATGTAGAAGTTCCGGAGGAAAACATCATCGGAAATGTAAACGAAGGTTTTAAGGTCATTATGGACACGCTTGATGCCGGAAGGATAGGTATAGCAGCACAGGCTCTTGGCATAGCAAAGGCATCATTCGAGGAGGCATTAAAATATATAAAGGAAAGGAAGCAGTTCAATCAAAGAATAATAGACTTCGAGGGCGTCCAGTTCATGATAGCAGATATGGAGACAAGAATAAAGGCATCAGAGCTCCTGGTCTATGATGCAGCAGAGAAATGGCAGAATCATGAGAACACAATAGAGATCTCATCAATAGCAAAGATGTATGCATCTGATACCGCAATGTACGTTGCCGAGAGATCACTGCAGCTCTTTGGTGGCTATGGATACACAACAGATTTCGATGCGGAGCGCCATCTAAGGGACGCAAAGATAACACAGATCTATGAGGGCACAAACGAAATACAAAAGATAATAATAGCAAGGGAAATCATGAAAAGATTATAA
- a CDS encoding NADH-quinone oxidoreductase subunit D has translation MPHWVEVNFGPVHPSAHGIYRFKVLLDGEIVKDVDIQIGYLHRNAEKICELNPYPDAIIYFDRMDYLDAMNMELGYLTAVEKLTGIEPPERAIWIRMIMAELSRLASRLVGLGALGLDFGMLTPFFHCFIEREKIQKIFVEASGGRQEVNYMSIGGVYQDLTDKIIDDIKTFIEQFKKRLEDIYNQFIHSEIFYERNNNIGILERETALDYGVTGPLLRSTGVPYDIRRVEPYLFYDKVNFDVPISNKKDNLARFVLRVEEMRQSIRIIEQCLSKIPAGPYFNPKAKKSLMLRVTGNGEAYSRIESDKGEFGVYIVGNGTTKPYRVHVRSPAFKNLSVLPELARGYMIADLISIIGTIDAVTGEVDR, from the coding sequence ATGCCGCACTGGGTTGAGGTGAATTTTGGGCCGGTACATCCATCAGCACATGGAATTTACAGATTTAAGGTTCTGCTTGACGGTGAGATTGTAAAGGATGTTGACATACAGATAGGCTACCTGCACAGAAACGCTGAGAAGATCTGTGAGCTTAATCCATATCCTGATGCAATAATATACTTTGATAGAATGGATTACCTTGATGCAATGAACATGGAGCTCGGATACCTAACGGCGGTTGAAAAATTAACCGGTATAGAGCCGCCGGAGCGTGCAATATGGATAAGAATGATCATGGCAGAGCTAAGCAGGCTCGCATCAAGGCTGGTCGGCCTCGGGGCTCTTGGCCTTGATTTCGGCATGTTAACACCATTCTTTCACTGCTTCATTGAAAGGGAAAAGATCCAGAAAATATTCGTTGAGGCCTCCGGTGGACGCCAGGAGGTTAATTACATGAGCATAGGCGGCGTTTATCAGGATCTTACAGATAAAATCATTGACGATATAAAAACATTTATAGAACAGTTTAAAAAGAGGCTTGAAGATATATATAATCAGTTCATACACAGCGAGATATTTTATGAGAGGAATAATAATATAGGAATACTTGAAAGGGAGACGGCACTTGACTATGGCGTTACAGGCCCATTGTTAAGGTCCACAGGGGTACCATATGATATAAGGCGTGTTGAGCCATATCTTTTCTATGATAAGGTAAATTTTGATGTACCAATATCAAATAAAAAGGACAATCTTGCAAGGTTTGTTCTACGTGTTGAGGAGATGAGGCAATCAATAAGAATTATTGAACAGTGCCTTTCAAAGATACCGGCAGGACCATACTTTAATCCAAAGGCGAAGAAATCATTAATGTTAAGAGTGACAGGAAACGGTGAGGCATACAGTAGAATAGAATCTGACAAGGGCGAGTTCGGCGTTTATATTGTTGGTAATGGCACAACAAAGCCATACCGCGTCCATGTAAGAAGCCCTGCATTTAAGAATCTATCAGTGCTTCCTGAACTTGCCCGCGGTTACATGATAGCAGACCTTATATCAATAATAGGTACAATTGACGCCGTTACCGGGGAGGTGGACAGATGA
- the gatD gene encoding Glu-tRNA(Gln) amidotransferase subunit GatD, producing MDTGDIISFKYNGRDYSGIYINESNGFYTLKLSNGYNIIVDKSDVKIEAIKKPENSEPSKKIKYKKGDKKLVIMTTGGTIGSTVDYSTGAVKPVKDPEFIYNYIPYIDDFDIKYEVLDNMLSENVTAEKMMNFARRAYNYLKENIPVLIFHGTDTMQYTASALAFMFEKLSAPVIFVGSQRSPDRPSSDAFINIGAAANFSLMDLGEVSIAMHSYTSDIVGLSRAVRTRKMHTSRRDAFKPIDDDYIAFFDGKLKINENYKKRDDETILMDKLNDNVSIVYFYPGMKSDDFSSLVSGKDAVIIMGTGLGHVSDNIIEEIKRHKDTKFFMTSQCIFGNTNLNVYSTGRKLIDAGVISLGNMLPETAYVKAMYILGSHPDKLEEMMLLNLRGELSDRILLR from the coding sequence ATGGATACCGGTGATATCATATCATTTAAATATAATGGCAGGGATTACTCCGGAATATACATAAACGAATCAAATGGATTCTATACATTAAAGCTTTCAAATGGTTATAATATTATAGTTGACAAAAGCGATGTTAAAATAGAAGCAATAAAAAAGCCAGAAAATTCAGAACCATCAAAAAAGATAAAATATAAAAAGGGCGATAAAAAGCTTGTGATAATGACCACTGGCGGAACAATAGGAAGCACCGTTGATTACTCAACCGGCGCGGTAAAACCTGTAAAGGATCCTGAATTTATTTATAATTACATACCGTACATAGATGATTTTGATATTAAATATGAGGTTTTAGACAATATGCTCAGCGAGAACGTTACAGCTGAAAAGATGATGAACTTTGCAAGAAGGGCATATAATTATCTTAAGGAAAACATACCGGTTTTGATATTTCATGGAACTGATACAATGCAGTACACGGCATCCGCACTGGCCTTTATGTTTGAAAAACTTTCAGCACCTGTGATCTTTGTCGGCTCACAAAGAAGCCCTGACAGGCCAAGCAGTGATGCCTTTATTAATATAGGTGCGGCCGCAAACTTCTCTTTAATGGATCTTGGCGAGGTCTCAATTGCAATGCATTCATATACCTCGGATATCGTCGGCCTATCACGTGCTGTAAGAACAAGGAAGATGCATACAAGCAGAAGGGATGCCTTTAAACCTATTGATGATGATTACATTGCATTCTTTGATGGCAAACTAAAAATCAATGAAAACTATAAAAAAAGGGATGATGAAACAATTTTAATGGATAAATTAAATGATAATGTTTCAATTGTCTACTTTTATCCCGGTATGAAATCAGATGATTTTTCCAGCCTTGTCTCTGGCAAGGATGCGGTAATAATCATGGGCACAGGCCTTGGCCATGTATCAGATAATATCATAGAGGAAATAAAGAGGCATAAGGATACAAAATTTTTTATGACATCACAGTGCATCTTTGGCAATACAAATTTAAATGTTTATTCAACAGGCAGAAAATTGATCGATGCAGGCGTCATAAGCCTTGGAAACATGCTTCCTGAAACTGCGTATGTCAAGGCAATGTACATACTTGGCAGCCATCCTGATAAATTAGAGGAGATGATGCTGTTAAATCTTCGTGGTGAGCTTTCTGATAGAATATTATTAAGGTGA
- a CDS encoding NADH-quinone oxidoreductase subunit C, whose protein sequence is MVDIIEESQDKFGRKIYKIKKEDLIEFMEQKKRDGYYLSAITGVDMKSYIEVVYHIYNYDKNEYLEIKVDTEDSHVPSLTRLWKAADWDEREQYDLMGIIFDGHENLRRILLPDEWVGHPLRKDYDLKKVQYVSMDREGNEHVSFDPNEGW, encoded by the coding sequence ATGGTTGATATTATTGAGGAATCCCAGGATAAATTCGGAAGGAAGATATATAAAATAAAAAAGGAGGATTTAATAGAATTCATGGAGCAAAAGAAGAGGGATGGGTATTACCTTTCCGCTATAACAGGCGTTGACATGAAATCATACATAGAGGTTGTTTATCATATATACAATTACGATAAAAATGAGTACCTTGAGATAAAAGTCGATACAGAGGATTCCCATGTTCCATCACTTACAAGGTTATGGAAGGCTGCTGACTGGGATGAGCGTGAGCAGTACGATCTTATGGGGATAATCTTTGACGGTCATGAGAATCTTAGGCGCATACTACTTCCTGATGAATGGGTTGGCCATCCATTAAGAAAGGATTATGATCTAAAAAAGGTACAGTACGTCTCAATGGATAGGGAAGGCAATGAGCATGTTAGCTTTGATCCTAATGAGGGATGGTAA